In Salmo trutta chromosome 28, fSalTru1.1, whole genome shotgun sequence, one DNA window encodes the following:
- the LOC115166485 gene encoding membrane-associated guanylate kinase, WW and PDZ domain-containing protein 2-like, with protein sequence MQPINMLSMLQLYKCLRIWNYYGTPRPVHIGPESPPITYQEHCNLLRNFRTRSKSLSNLEKAAEEEENSEEVSGLSGSVLPVVFNDVPGGSAGISNAHPTSLSPCRSRGYGSAMENGHGSTSARVPAVMSKNWKEAFSNSGEPFYIDHYSKTTSWQDPRAQSSRETTLDKNELPGFTDQPGELRGFSIHICLSKGPRGFGFNIVGGSRAREFLQVYSVTPGGPGTLNTADILVYINDVCVLGTSHKEVVEMLKAVPVGHSVDVVLRRGYPMLYNPDGCLKQSHPGSTDVCDPLLPPTTTQPQPLHQLLPRPSTAPTQTQYLNLNGVLSHHHDVGYMGPGVGPGLDANGNATSTATRPPPSYRHSSGNLAHSTAPSPPFYRISSGHLSDSTAFDSPSYRRSSVHPAHSAEPPSYRRSRRHLSDSTSPTPPSYRRSRGSITVTTPPARPPRSLRGLAHLQAPDNSQSDSEVVSAIGSHRASMIRNHNNNSLFTPPQPVRYRTSKSDLSESDLSNSSTLPVSRQPMPQSGRPRLSSSPGGGVYSRLIRPQASLLRPPPTPDSPQIGFHGNTSGSGSHSSISSPGLMSRCSGGGVGGGGVGGGGELVPVALAQCERGGDMGFSVMAGGQGGRLALVKRVWDRRQCSSLQPGDAIMKINGVDVQSLSFAQIQRVLQEYTKQGEVILLVHRGGSHHSSISPNSMRKVPSPLLRPPPSPVASGKNPSPHAVVLFPPRPTSTPPPPPPAMVRSSLVQSTSFLESVPVTLTMEPKDWLYAGIEDEGDRGVVVPGPGQEGGGRNRVPRGFDVELRRKPGEGFGFVIASQDVEKGKGEN encoded by the exons atgcagccaatcAACATGCTCTCAATGCTGCAGCTGTACAAGTGTTTGAGGATCt gGAACTACTACGGCACCCCACGGCCAGTACACATCGGTCCAGAGAGCCCTCCCATCACCTACCAGGAACACTGCAACCTGCTTCGGAACTTCCGGACACGCAGCAAGTCGCTTAGCAACCTGGAGAAAGcagcagaggaagaggagaatagCGAGGAGGTCTCTGGCCTGTCAGGCAG TGTTTTGCCTGTTGTCTTCAATGACGTTCCAGGTGGATCAGCGGGTATCAGCAATGCCCATCCCACCTCCCTGTCCCCCTGCCGGTCAAGAGGGTATGGCAGCGCCATGGAGAACGGTCATGGCAGCACCAGTGCCAGGGTGCCAGCAGTGATGTCTAAAAACTGGAAGGAGGCCTTCAGCAACTCAGGAGAGCCTTTCTACATAGA CCATTACTCCAAGACTACCAGCTGGCAGGATCCTCGTGCTCAGAGCAGCAGAGAAACGACGCTAGACAAGAATGAAT TACCAGGGTTCACAGACCAGCCAGGGGAGCTGAGGGGTTTCTCTATCCACATATGTCTCTCTAAAGGTCCCAGGGGGTTTGGTTTCAACATCGTGGGGGGCAGCAGAGCCCGGGAGTTCCTCCAGGTCTACAGCGTCACACCAGGGGGACCTGGAACTCTCAACacag CGGATATCCTGGTGTACATCAACGACGTCTGTGTCCTGGGAACGTCTCATAAAGAGGTGGTGGAGATGCTGAAGGCAGTGCCTGTGGGCCACAGTGTGGACGTGGTCCTCCGGAGGGGCTACCCCATGCTCTACAACCCAGATGGCTGCCTCAAGCAGTCCCATCCTGGGTCAACTGATGTCTGTGACCCCCTCCTCCCACCTACCACCACCCAGCCCCAGCCATTACACCAGCTCCTCCCCCGCCCATCCACAGCCCCAACCCAGACCCAGTATCTTAATCTCAATGGCGTCCTTTCTCACCACCATGACGTGGGTTATATGGGTCCAGGAGTGGGGCCGGGACTGGATGCCAATGGGAATGCCACCTCCACAGCTACCCGACCGCCACCCTCTTACAGACACTCCAGTGGAAACCTCGCTCACTCCACGGCCCCTTCACCACCCTTTTATAGAATATCCAGTGGACATCTTTCTGACTCCACTGCCTTTGATTCACCCTCATACAGACGGTCTAGTGTGCACCCCGCTCACTCCGCCGAGCCACCCTCCTACAGACGATCCAGGCGTCACCTATCTGACTCCACCTCCCCTACACCACCATCTTATAGACGTTCCAGAGGCAGCATCACTGTCACCACCCCCCCGGCCCGCCCACCCCGCTCCCTGAGGGGTCTCGCCCACCTGCAGGCCCCGGACAACTCCCAGAGTGACAGTGAGGTGGTCTCAGCCATCGGCTCAcacag GGCATCCATGATCCGTAACCACAACAATAACTCCCTCTTTACCCCCCCTCAGCCCGTGCGCTACAGAACCTCTAAAAGTGACCTGTCAGAAAGCGATCTGTCCAACTCCTCCACACTCCCTGTGTCCAGACAGCCCATGCCCCAGTCAGGGAGACCCCGCCTTTCATCGTCCCCAGGCGGAGGGGTATACTCCCGCCTCATCAGGCCCCAGGCTTCCCTGCTGAGACCCCCTCCCACCCCTGACAGCCCACAAATCGGCTTCCATGGCAACACCAGTGGCAGTGGCAGTCACAGCAGCATCTCGTCTCCGGGGTTGATGAGCCGGTGCAGCGGAGGTGGGGTCGGAGGAGGTGGGGTTGGAGGTGGAGGGGAGCTGGTGCCTGTAGCCCTGGCTCAgtgtgagaggggaggagatatGGGCTTCAGTGTGATGGCCGGGGGACAGGGGGGCAGGCTGGCCCTGGTCAAGAGGGTCTGGGATAGGAGGCAGTGCTCCTCCCTACAGCCAGGGGATGCCATCATGAAGATCAACGGAGTAGACGTCCAGAGTCTCAGCTTTGCACAG ATACAACGAGTTCTCCAGGAATACACCAAACAAGGAGAAGTTATCCTATTGGTTCACAGAGGAG GTTCCCATCATTCTTCCATCTCCCCCAACTCTATGCGGAAAGTCCCCTCACCACTCCTTCGCCCCCCTCCTTCACCTGTGGCCTCAGGCAAGAACCCATCGCCCCATGCAGTTGTCCTCTTCCCACCCCGTcccacctccacccctcctccccctcccccagccaTGGTGCGCTCCTCTCTGGTCCAGAGCACCAGTTTCCTGGAGTCAGTCCCAGTCACCCTCACCATGGAGCCCAAAGACTGGCTGTACGCAGGCATAGAGGATGAGGGGGACAGGGGGGTGGTGGTCCCAGGACCAGGGCAAGAGGGAGGGGGACGGAATCGTGTACCCCGGGGATTCGATGTGGAGCTGAGGAGGAAGCCAGGAGAGGGGTTCGGATTTGTCATCGCTTCACAGGATGTAGAGAAGGGGAAAGGTGAGAACTAA
- the LOC115165737 gene encoding membrane-associated guanylate kinase, WW and PDZ domain-containing protein 2-like, which yields MLERLQSALKTVKDSKPASLLPHRFVTVRRGSPAARSGQIRPGDRLEAVQGHSVVTLPHRELTHILRRAGNTLRLTIIPRPSTYSSSLSETTDYDPNYTSRKGHRSRPKHGSRYYSVDLDRGQTGFGFSLRGGSEYNMGLYVLGLMEGGPASRSHKIQVSDQLVEINGDSTAGMTHSQAVEQIRRGGHRIYLVLKKGNGYVPDYVELSSLSLCMTNSKLGEPCFYVIGRTENTRLVIVPSVRAESPPPPSHSSTPRSRVWLQ from the exons ATGTTGGAAAGACTGCAGTCTGCTTTGAAAACTGTCAAGGACTCCAAAC ctgcctccctcctccctcaccgGTTTGTGACGGTGCGTCGGGGCAGTCCTGCGGCGAGGAGCGGTCAGATACGGCCCGGTGACCGGTTGGAGGCGGTTCAGGGGCATTCTGTGGTGACCCTTCCACACCGGGAGCTCACCCACATCCTCCGCAGAGCTGGAAACACCCTACGCCTCACCATCATCCCCCGTCCTAGCACCT ACTCTTCCAGCCTATCAGAGACCACAGATTATGACCCCAATTACACAAGCAGGAAAGGTCACAGGTCACGACCCAAG CATGGCTCTAGGTATTACAGTGTGGATCTAGACCGCGGGCAGACAGGGTTTGGGTTCAGCCTGCGAGGGGGCAGTGAGTACAACATGGGTCTGTATGTATTGGGACTGATGGAGGGGGGACCTGCCTCACGCAGCCACAAAATACAG GTGAGTGATCAGTTGGTGGAGATCAACGGGGACAGCACAGCAGGGATGACCCACAGCCAGGCAGTAGAGCAGATACGCAGGGGAGGACACCGCATATACCTGGTTCTAAAGAAAGGCAATGGATACGTCCCTGACTACG TGGAGCTGTCCAGTCTGTCTCTATGTATGACCAACTCCAAGCTAGGCGAGCCTTGCTTCTATGTCATCGGCCGGACAGAGAATACGCGGTTGGTGATCGTTCCT TCCGTGAGAGCAGAgtcacctccccctccctcccacagcAGCACCCCGAGGAGCAGAGTGTGGCTCCAGTAG